The Opitutus sp. DNA window AATACAAACCTACGAATCAATACCCTGATAGTAACCTGCATTGGCCGATAAAATCCCCCTCCGCTTTTCGTGTTATTTTGTGTTTTTAGTGGGTAAACAATGAGGTGTGAGCTATCAGTTAAAAGCTCTTAGCTCATAATTGATATCAATCCGTATTCCGCCTGCCGACTTCGTGCCCCTTCGCGCACTTCGCGGTTAAAAAATCAGAAGCGAGAGCCATGAGCCGAAAGCTATTAGCTACCGATTTGACTTACCGCCCACGACACAATCACAGCTGCGGCACTCTCATAGCGCCGACAATCCGCCAGAGTAATCTCGGGCAAATCCGCCGGGTAACGCGACCCGGTTGATAATTCTGCAAGCTCCATCACCTCATTTACCAAAAAAACGGCACCCGGTTGGCCGCCAATCACCAGTTGTAATAAATAGGCTAAATCGTGAGTTCGAGGCGCTGATCCGTTCTGGGCAAAGAGCATTGCCTTAAGCGCTTTTTCAGCCGCTTGTTGAAAATTCCAAGCTGCCGACCGAGGGAAACGCTCAACACCTAAGCGGCCATACTCCAAATCCTCAATGGCATACGCCAACCAAAGCGTAGGCTCCCTTGTATTATCCGGCATGGGGATAAAGCGTAATCCCTGTATCGGCTATCTCCCGGATTAACTGACTCTGGCGAGTCCTCCAATCACTCGCGCTGATGGGGACGACATCGACCGGAAAAGGCCGTGGCCATAACGCCCGGTGGATCGTTTTTACTCCGGCGCGCAGGTCTGCCCCCTCCGGCAATACCACCGCCAAGTCCACATCACTATCGACTTGCGATGCCCCCTTGGCACGCGAACCAAACAAAATGATCCGATCCACGGGAGTGGCCTCCGCGATGAGTTGGGCCACTTTCACCAGCTCGACCTGGGTAATGGATGGATAGGCAACCATAAGTAACGGTTAAGTTTCTAATACCTTGAAGTCAATCCACGAAACACACGAATTACACGAAATAATAAAAAACCGATTTAACCACGAAGTACGCGAAGCTACACGAAGTAAATCATGAGCTATAAGCTATTAGCTCCCAGCTTCGGGCTCTTCGCGGTTAACCCGGATCAATCCCATTCTTCCGTGTATTCCGTGTGTTCCGTGGGCAAAAAATCATTGGCTACGACGCACACGCAACCGGATAACGCCCCACCACTGCATCATAGATCCAAATATCTTCGTCCAATGCGTCCCAACGTAACGCACGCCCCCCCACACGTAAACGCACTTGAACTAAATCTTCCGCTGCGGCATTGACTAAACGAGGGTAATAATGAATCGGAAAACTGTGCGTTGAGCCATCTAGCAAACGCAGAAAGACATGCCCATCACGAACCGTAACCTCGGTGGCAATCAACTCCGATTTATTTGAAGCGGTGGTATTCATTGTATTTATTTAGCAATAATGCCTGGTTCTCAAAAACCAAAAGGGTGATCTGATTAATTTCGTGTGGAGCGAACCCATAATTCCGAGCAAGTTGAAGTGGATCTAGCCAGAACTTAGCCTCTAAATCGTCCCGCTCCACGTGAATGTGCGGCGGCTACGCCCTCGGCAGAGTAAAAGTGAAAACGATAGGCTCCGATTCTCAATACCGTGGGCATAACTCAGATTAGAACGACTAAGTACAAAAAATGCGTCTGCAAGTGTTTTTAAATTGCCCACGAAACACACGAAATGGCACGAAAAAAAACCATCAATCCGCGGCATATTGGCCCACGGAACACACGGAATACACGGAAGAAAAAACTTTATTAAACCGTTTTTAAGCTCAACCGAATTGGCCAGGGACGGCCAACCTTACACCCAGTAGCGTTGTCCGTCCTCGGCAGATTTGGCCACAAAAAGCACAATAGGACACGAAAAAATCAGCCGCAGGCAAATACCGTCAAACGATTTAGCCGCAAAAAAGCGCAGAAGTCGCAAAACAAACCATCAATAAAGAGTAGCCGGCTTGGATCTTTTCAGTTACCCGATTCTTCCGTGTGTTCTGTGGGCAATTATGAGCTGGGAGCTTTCAGCTATCAGCTCATATTGGATGTTGAATGTTGTCTCCGTTATCAGTGTCAATCAGTGCCCATTAGTGGTTAAAAACGGATCGATCCGACTTTTCGAGTCATTTCGTGTGTTTCGTGGGCAACGCTGCCGTAAATCTGTCTTCGAACCACTTCGTGGTTAAACCGGATCGATCCATTTTTCCGAGTTATCTCGTATGCTTCGTGGTCAAAAATTTCGTGCTTTTCTTAGCCGCGGATTGACTCTGTTTGTCAACTGCTCAATTTAAGTTCTATGCGACCCACCACCAAATTGACCAAAAAATCAAGTAAACGGGCCCCCCGCGCAATAAAGAAGAACCCCAAATTGAACTTTGGGGCTTTGGCTAAAACCGTTTCTGGGATGGTTCGCAGTGGCAAAGGCGATCTTTCTTCCCGTGAAGGCTTTAGCCTTTAATTACTTGATAGACGCGGGCCCCTTGGTGGCCTTGCTCGACGGCTCTGATCACTGGCACCGCTGGAGTTCCTCAACCCTCACTGCGCTGGATGAACCCCGGTTAGCCACAACCGAAACCGCACTGGCGGAAGCCTGTCACCTGCTGAGCTTCAGGCGATCTGCCGTCCAGGCGATCATCGAAATGGTGAGTGCCGGGGTGATGATTCCTATTCCAACCCTCGCCCAAGAGAGTCAACGGGTGGGGCAACTGCTAAAAAAATACCCACACATGGATATGGGTGACGCCACCCTGGTTGTATTATCGGAGCACTACCCCCGCGCTCGATTACTGACTATTGATCGCAGGGATTTCACAGTTTATCGCCGCAAGGATGGCACAGCCGTGCCCTGCATCATGCCCCCTATTTGACCATTGTAGCGCCCGGCTGGCTAATACCCTAACTATATAGAGCCTGTCCCGAAAGCATAAAAACCTAGCAGTGAACTATTAGCATAAGTTTAATGATGCCTAAAGAGGGGTAATTCCCTGGTTTTGGTCAAAAAAAAGCCGCTATAATCGGCCATGAAGTCAAAACCCGTATCCGCCACCTCGGCCATTGCCCTGCAACGCTGGTTGCGTCCGGCGCTAACGCCAGTCGGTGCCAATAAAGATTACGCCGAGTTTCGCCAGCAATTGGAAGGACTCGACGCGTTGTTGCGTGGCAGCCACTTGGAGACGATGGCGATGGACTTTGCCAAGGCGGGGGCAGGCCAAGCCAGTGTCGCACAACTACGCCAGCGTATGGAGTTTGCGCTCAAAGCGTTACGCTTTGAAGTGTTGCGGGTGCATTTGGGCAACATATCCTTTCGCGAGCTTTCCCGTAGCATTGCCTCAAGTGATTTACTGGCGGATTTTTGCGGTGTTCGCACGCTTGAGGGAATCAAGGGGGCGTCCAAAAGTGTGCTGGAGCGGGCCTCGAAGTTTTTCACCGCCGAACAGGTGCGCTGGATGGGGCAAGTGTTGGTGGAGATGTGCGGCGAGAAGGATCGCGCCACTGAACTCGGGTTGAGCGCGCCGCTGGACATGGATGTTTGCCTCATCGACGGCACGTGCTTGGAGACCAACATCCACTTCCCGGTGGACTGGGTGCTGTTGCGTGATGTGTCCAAGACTTTGCTCAAGGCCATGATTTTAATCCGCCGCGCTGGACTGCTCCACCGTATGCCTGAAGAGCCGGAGTGCTTTGCCAAGCAGATGAACAAGTTGTGCATGTCAATGACCCACGCAGGCCGCCGCAACGACGCCAAGCGCGCGCGTAAACAGATCCTGCGCAAGATGAAGACGCTGTTACGCACGATCGGAGAACATGCCCGCCGCCACCGCGACCTGTTGGCGCAGAAGTATAGCCAAACCCATTACAGCCAACGCCAAACCAAGCGGATAACCACCCGCATCGACGCTATGCTCGGCCAACTGCCCGCCGTCATCAAGCAGGCCCACGAGCGCATCATCGGCGGACGCCCGGTGCCCAACGACCAAAAGATCCTCAGCGTGCATGAACTTGATGTGAACGTACTGGTTCGCGGCAAAGCAGGGAGCCAAGTCGAGTTTGGCAACTCGTTGCTGTTGAGCGAGGCGCTCTCCGGTTTAATCACCGACTGGCAACTCTACCAGGGCGCGGCTCCGGCAGAATGGTGCCAACTCGAGGAAAGCCTGGCGCGGCAGAACCGCTTTGACCTGAGTGCGCCGATTAGCGCGGTCGGCACCGACCGCGGCTTCGCCACCAAAAAAACTTCCGCAATGCTCAAGCAACAAGACGTTTACGATGCGGTATGCCCGCGTGATCCGCACGCGCTCAAGGAGCGTTTGAGCGAAAAACGCTTCGCCCAATTGCAGCGGCGCCGTTCGGCGACCGAAGCGCGCATTGCGATCCTCAAACAACGCCTCGGCGGACGCTTGCGCTGTAAAGGGTTTGCCAACCGCTACCGTTCGGTGGGTTGGAGTGTACTCGGTCACAACCTCTGGCTGGTGTCACGAATCCTTGCCGAGGAAATAACACTTCCGCTGGCCGCTTAATTCAATTTTCCGGCAAAAATGTGAATAACCCTGGGGCTCGCCCCGGCTTTGCCGTACCTTACTACCGCGCTTGGGGGCGGGAAAAATCGATTCGGGCCGCCGTTTAACGTCGCTGGGGTGATTCGTGCCACCTCGTTCGCCCGCAATCCCAATGGACCTCTGCGCACTTTTTAAAAATCCGGAAATTTGGGACAGGCTCTATATAGCCGCAAAAAAGCGCATAAGTCGCATAATTAAACCCAATCCGGTTTAACCACGAAACACACGAATTACACGAAATGATAACAGTAGCGAGTAATGAGTAGCGGGTAGCGAGTAGGCCGATCCAAACTTTCCCATCTGCTGATTCTTTCGTGTCGTTCGTGCTTATCGTGGTTAGAACGGGTTGGCTGATTATGTTCGACTAATCGCTACTCACTACCCGCTACTCGCTACTGATTTACTCTTCCGTGTCATTTCGTGTTTTTCGTGGGAAAAAAAGATCGTTTCGGCTCCAACTTAAACTATCGACTTAGACTGGCCCCCAGCGGCATATGCGCGACTAAAGCGGTTAATATAGCTTGAAACGTCTGATCAGCCTCCCACTCCCCCACCGGACGATTGGACGAAATACGCAGAAAATACTGCTCCCCTGTCCCTCGCCAATAATGGTGGATGTTATCCAACAAATACCCCGTCGTCTTGCCGGTACCATACCGGGAATAATCCAACGGCTCACCATTCAACAAGTGCCAATAGACTACATGAATCGTCTCCCCATTCGCATGAAACACACGCGATTCCCCCAGCCAGGTGATCGAGCTATGAGCTTTGAGCTGTGAGCTACTAGCTTTGAGCTTTGAGCTGTGAGCTACTAGCTGTGAGCTCTTAGCTTCTAGCTCCAAGCTCTTAGCTTCTAGCTCCAAGCTCTTAGCTCCAAGCTCCAAGCTCCCAGCTCCAAGCTCCAAGCTCCCAGCTCCAAGCTCCAAGCTCCCAGCTCCAAGCTCCAAGCTCCCAGCTCCTAGCTCATCGCTCCCTGCTCCCAGCTCAAAAGCTCGCTTGGGGAGCTTCGGCTCCATCTTCCAACCGCTGCTGACCCAACAGTTGTCGGGGGCATGGGTGCCAAGATCCATAAAATGGCGCTGACGATCCTGCCAGTAGGCCAGATAGACCGTGAACTGCACCGCACCCCGCCGGTATTCACGGTAGCGATAATCACTAAAACCCAACCCCTCGGCAATTGCCTTACTCACCGACTCGGTGCCGGCGATTTCCAGGTCTTTAATCGCGACGCCGACAAGCGACGCAGGGATCACCTCCGGGGCGAGTTTATCGGCACTGGGCGCGCGGCCTAGGCTAAATAAAAACTGCGAGGCCATGCCGATCACAAGCAGGCTGAGCAAGCCGCCGAAGATCCAATACGGTTTACGAGATAAATTGTGTGCCAAGCGGATGTTTAGGAGTTAGCTTAGATTGAATAAAACGGGGCTAGCGTCGGCAATCGACCACCGCCCCAGACCCACACGGTATCGGTCTCAACGCAGTAATAAATGGCAAACGGAAATCGACGCACCAAAAGCCTATGAAATCCAGCCACCACGCGGTGGATGCCTGCATGGATGACCAGCGAGTCAATTTCCGCGTAAGCCGAATCCAAAAAATAATCACCCAACCCGACACCTTGGATTTCGTAAAAACGGAATCCGTCAACCAAGTCTTGTTTGGCCTGGCCTAAAATGGTCAGCTTCATGACCGCACGCGGCGGCGAATGCATTCCTTCGCCTCAGCCCAATCGGTAAATTGAGCTTTGCCTTGGGCCACAGCCTGTTGACGAGCCTCCAACAATTCAAGGTGCCATGCCGGTACCGGTAATTGTTCCTCGTCCTTTGCTAAACTGTCCCAGATACGTTCCATCGTGCCCAGTTTCTGCGCAACAGACATACGGCTAAGCGGGAGGGTGACAGTGGCCATGAGGCGAGTGAAACGGTGGACGCACACTGGTCAAGCGCTAGCAGCACGATTTAAGGTAAAATTGTGTGTCGCCCACAAAAGCGCCAGTCGACACAAAAACAAATTCGCACCGGGCAAATACCGTAAGCCCATTTAGCCGCAAAAAGGCGCAGAAGTCGCAAAGTTTACAATCAAAGGAGCGCAGGTTGAATCAATCGGTCATATCCTCTAATTCTTCTGTGTATTCCGTGTGTTCCGTGGGCAATAATCAGCTAGGAGCTAACAGCTAAAAGCTCATACGTGAGCGTTGAGTGTTCAATGTTGGATGGTGAACGTTGCTTCCGCCATCAGAGTGAATCAGTGCCCATAAGTGGTTAACCCGGATCGATCAGCCGTTCGTGTCATTTCGTGCTTTTCGTGGGCAAAAACTAGCAATCTTTGGCCACAAAAAACACAAGAGGACACAAAAAATACATTCAGAACCGTAAGCCCATTTAGCCGCAAAAAGGCGCAGAAGTCGCAAAGTTTACAATCAAAGGAGCGCAGGTTGAATCAATCGGTCATATCCTCTAATTCTTCTGTGTATTCCGTGTGTTCCGTGGGCAATAATCAGCTAGGAGCTAACAGCTAAAAGCTCATACGTGAGCGTTGAATGTTCAATGTTGGATGTTGAATGTTGTTCCGTAATGAGTGATGATCAGTGCCCATAAGTGGTTAACCCGGATCGATCAGCCGTTCGTGTCATTTCGTGCTTTTCGTGGGCAAAAACTAGCAATCTTTGGCCACAAAAAACACAAGAGGACACAAAAAATACATTCAGAACCGGATACCATTTAGCCGCAAAAAAGCGCAAAAGTCACAAAATATACAATCAGAGGCGAGTAGTCGGCTTACACTTCAACTTGCTACTTCAACGACACCTGCAGCAGGTGGTTTTCGTGTCCTTTCGTTCTTTTCGTGGGCAATTATGAGCTGGGAGCTATCAGCTTTAAGCTCCTATACCATTTCGCCGGGTAAAACATGACCCCTTCTTACTTCCCCTCGGCAGATTTGGCCACAAAAAGCACAAGAGGACACGAAAAAATCAGCCGCGGGCAAATACCGTCAAACGATTTAGCCGCAAAAAAGCGCAGAAGTCACAAAATATACAATCAGAGGCGAGTAGTCGGCTTCAACTTCAACTTGCTACTTCAACGCCACCTGCAGCAGGTGGTTTTCGTGTCATTTCGTGCTTTTCGTGGGCAATTATGAGCTGGGAGCTATCAGCTTTAAGCTCCTATACCATTTCGCCGGGTAAAACATGACCCCTTCTTACTTCCCCTCGGCAGATTTGGCCACAAAAAGCACAAGAGGACACAAAAATAAATTCATCTTCGGGCAAATACCGTAAACCTATTTAGCCGCAAAAAAACGCATAAGTCGCATAATCAAAACCAAGCCATTTTCAACCACGAAGTACACGAATACTCACGAAGTATAAACCGCAACCACTCGATCTCTCCTCCGTGCTTAAACTTTCCTTCTTAAACGGGCGCGTAGCACCTCGCTCCTTCGCGGTTAATGGGGATCGATCCGTATGAGTGATAATCAGTGTCCATCAGTGGTTAAACAGGATCGTCCTGATTTTCGTGTAGTTCGTGTGTTTCGTGGTTAACAATGCAGTGGTTTTATTAAACTATAATTTAAACAGGCCAGTCATAACCGGAAAATAAATCCGGATAATGAAGTTCCAAAAAGGCTTTGATCTCCGCCCGGAACCGCTCCGGACGGTACTTTTCCGCATTGGCCCGACACCTCGCCGCCGAAAAGGGTTTAAGCTCCGAGCTCCCAGCTCCCAGCTCATAGCTCATAGCTTCCCGTTCAAAACGTTGCACCGCCTCAGCCAATGATTCCGGGGTCTGCTCATCGAAAAACAAACCGGTTTGCCCCTCGATCACCGTTTCCAGCGCCCCACCCGCCCGGAATGCAATCACCGGCTTGCCGGATGCCTGGGCCTCCACGGCAGTTTTTCAAACGATGACACTTGGCTTCGTCATGTTATCGTACAACTGCTCAACCTGACCATAACACACGTTTGGAGCGAAATGACTTTCAACATACTCTCGGTGGTTGATTCGCGGAGGCGCCAATCTTAAATCCGCTGCAACGGCTGAAATACTTTTAGCTAAGGAATGGTCGTCACCCACCGGCACGATAGTAATATGACTGAGTTCGCGTGGATCATTGGCCCCCAATCCAACAAAATCCGTCGTAATCAAAGGCAACCCCAACGCCAACGCCTCTAACATTACAATCGGCCACCCGGCCTCAAATTTTGATGTGATTACAAACGCATCCAAACAGGCATAAAACGGCTCCGGATCGGCGAGGTAGTCAATAAAAGTAAACTGAGTTGCTACTCCGAATTTACACACTTCTTGTTGATAAAAATCCGCGTCCTTGCCGGTACCTAAATGAATAAAATGACAAAGTGGATCACTTTTGGCACAATGAATAGCAGCTCGATAAAACGTGCCCAAGTCTTTTTGCTCTCCGAAACGAGCCAGTGTCCCGAAAACATTAGCCGAGGCTGGAATACTCCATTGCGCCCTTACCTGCCACTTGCGTTCGGCATTCACCGGTCGAAACCGATTCAACTCAACTGGATTCGGGGCAATTACCGCCTTGGCCCGCCCTAACTTCAACGCGTTTACCGCAAATCGGCGTTCATCCCGGCTTATGTTAATTGTGGTCGCCCAAGGGGCCAGCACCCGTTCGATCAACCAGTAACCCATCCTCCACCCATCCGGTCGCGCCGACATCGAATAATAAGCGTGCGGGGTGTATATATACGCCGTGGTGGGCATGACCATCGCCGCGAAGCGCACTAGGGCACCCGCTTTTGAGCTATGCCCATGCACGATATCGGGCCGCTCCGCATAAATATGCCACAATATCCAAACCCAAGCGAAGCTGTCACGCAGCGAGGGTCCATTGCTTATTTCAAAATCAACCGACGCCCCCCGGGCTGTATGCAAATCAACCAGGAGGGCGTCGAGTTGTGATGAGGAACGGGTGCTTGAATACGCATACGTCAAGCAGTGCCCGGAACGAAGGAGGTGATTCAGCAACCCGCGAACATGAATAAATACGCCGTTCTTATTCGGCTCGGAAACCTCAAGAATTCGTAGGGAGCGGGATGTCAGCATATACGGAGATTAAATCATCAACATGGCGGGCGATGGTCCACGGTTGCGACCAATACCAGTCATAGCCTTGCGCACTGAGGGAATCCGCCAACGTGGGGTCCTTTAGCCGGAGTAATGCGGCAACCAACTCCACCTGCGAGCCACCTTTGAACCAAAGTCCGGTTTTTTCAGGCTGCACATAGCTGGTCGCAGCGCACGTGTCGGCGACGATGACCGGAAGGCCGTTGGCGGCGGCTTCGATAGCAACTAACCCCGCAGTTTCATACCAGAGTGAGGGGAAAATGAGGGCTTGAGCTTCGCGCATTTCCGCCTGGACCACATCGCGGGGCTGCCAACCGAGAAACACGGCCTCGGGCCAATCAGCTTCCAGTTGTTTGCGCAGTGGACCGTCACCCACCAACCGGACTTGTATACCGGCTTTTTGGGCCGCTTTTTTCATCAGCCATATTCCTTTTTCTTCGCTTAAACGGCCGACGAAGAGAAAGGGGCGCGGCGTGGTGCGAGGGGTGCGCGGGTACCGAACCATCGGAGCGGGGTTATCGACCACTCTACGCTTTAGTTGCGGCTGATGCCGCGCCAATATTTTGTCGGCAAAGGTCGACACGCTAATAAAAACGTCAATTGCTCGGTTAATTTGAGCTCCGTATGCTTGCACCGCCGTGCGGGCCACCCGCCAGAGTTTTTGCGGGTAGCTGCGGCTATCGCAATTTGCGCACACGCAGCCCAGAGACAGCGGCTTTCGTTCACACACTTGCTGGGAACCGAAATCATAAAAACCACCGGTCGGACAAAGCGCAAAAAAATCGTGCTGGGTGAGCACCGAACGCAAACCCTCTGCCTGCGGTACACTCAGAACGGAGGGTGAAAGGCATTTCATCCATACATGGAAATGCACCAGTGTGGTTTGTGGATTCTCACGCCTCAACACGGCAGTCAAGGCGTTGCGCGCCGCTTGATTCCAGATGCCGGTTACCGCGGCGCGTATCCGGCTAGGATCGGAGAGTATTTCATGCTGATTCAAGCAAACAACCTCGATCTGCGGATGATGTAACTCCTCCGCGATCGGGGCCACCCCGGCAAAAAAAACAACCCGATAACCGCGTTCGGCCAATTCGCGTGCGGCGCTGATCGCAACTAATGGCGCCCCGCCCGAGATGTGCGCCTGATCGTTGACGATGACGAAGGTTGTGTAGGGAAGCGTCATTTACCAGCGAGCAGCTTCATCCCCCGTAAACGCCGGCCCGAGATAAAGCGGTTGATGTAGATCGGGAGGTTTTTGATCCGAAATTGCCAACGGGCATAAAACTTCTCCAGCCGACCGATTTTACGAGGAGCGTCACGCGCGAACACAGCGGCGATCTCGGCCTCCAGTTTATGAGTGTCACCGGAAAGTTGGCCCTCGCGGATGCGAAACTGGCCCACCTCCAACGGATAATACTTAAACGGCCAACCCAGTCGATGAGCACGGAGCCAAAAGTCCAAATCGGCACACAACATATACTCGGTGCGAAACCCGCCCAATTTCTCCCATAAAGCCCGGGGAATAATCATTCCTTGTTGATTTAGTGGGCTGATGCCTTGAGCCAACAAAGCTTCGAACGTAACGGCCGAAGAAATCGTTGGAATATACCCTAAACTGGCACCTACCTCATTAATCATCCTAACTTTACCATAGGCAAATGAATCACTACTACATTTCCTCCGCAAAACGGATACTGTTTTGAAATAGTATCCAAGCAAGTCATCATCATTGATATAAGTTAAATTAACCCAATTCACCGAAACAGATGAGATCGCAAAATTAATAGCAGAATAGAGTCCCTTCCCACACTCGCGTTCTAAAATAAACTCGATGCAAAAACCCAAACGGTTCAAATCAGAGCAATGATTAATAGTCGCCAAAACCGGCAACCTTGCTG harbors:
- a CDS encoding DUF2442 domain-containing protein, which codes for MNTTASNKSELIATEVTVRDGHVFLRLLDGSTHSFPIHYYPRLVNAAAEDLVQVRLRVGGRALRWDALDEDIWIYDAVVGRYPVACAS
- a CDS encoding DNA-binding protein, with the translated sequence MKALAFNYLIDAGPLVALLDGSDHWHRWSSSTLTALDEPRLATTETALAEACHLLSFRRSAVQAIIEMVSAGVMIPIPTLAQESQRVGQLLKKYPHMDMGDATLVVLSEHYPRARLLTIDRRDFTVYRRKDGTAVPCIMPPI
- a CDS encoding HEPN domain-containing protein: MPDNTREPTLWLAYAIEDLEYGRLGVERFPRSAAWNFQQAAEKALKAMLFAQNGSAPRTHDLAYLLQLVIGGQPGAVFLVNEVMELAELSTGSRYPADLPEITLADCRRYESAAAVIVSWAVSQIGS
- a CDS encoding addiction module protein, giving the protein MATVTLPLSRMSVAQKLGTMERIWDSLAKDEEQLPVPAWHLELLEARQQAVAQGKAQFTDWAEAKECIRRRVRS
- a CDS encoding glycosyltransferase — translated: MEAQASGKPVIAFRAGGALETVIEGQTGLFFDEQTPESLAEAVQRFEREAMSYELGAGSSELKPFSAARCRANAEKYRPERFRAEIKAFLELHYPDLFSGYDWPV
- a CDS encoding glycosyltransferase family 4 protein yields the protein MTLPYTTFVIVNDQAHISGGAPLVAISAARELAERGYRVVFFAGVAPIAEELHHPQIEVVCLNQHEILSDPSRIRAAVTGIWNQAARNALTAVLRRENPQTTLVHFHVWMKCLSPSVLSVPQAEGLRSVLTQHDFFALCPTGGFYDFGSQQVCERKPLSLGCVCANCDSRSYPQKLWRVARTAVQAYGAQINRAIDVFISVSTFADKILARHQPQLKRRVVDNPAPMVRYPRTPRTTPRPFLFVGRLSEEKGIWLMKKAAQKAGIQVRLVGDGPLRKQLEADWPEAVFLGWQPRDVVQAEMREAQALIFPSLWYETAGLVAIEAAANGLPVIVADTCAATSYVQPEKTGLWFKGGSQVELVAALLRLKDPTLADSLSAQGYDWYWSQPWTIARHVDDLISVYADIPLPTNS
- a CDS encoding nucleotidyltransferase domain-containing protein, with the protein product MVAYPSITQVELVKVAQLIAEATPVDRIILFGSRAKGASQVDSDVDLAVVLPEGADLRAGVKTIHRALWPRPFPVDVVPISASDWRTRQSQLIREIADTGITLYPHAG
- a CDS encoding glycosyltransferase, giving the protein MLTSRSLRILEVSEPNKNGVFIHVRGLLNHLLRSGHCLTYAYSSTRSSSQLDALLVDLHTARGASVDFEISNGPSLRDSFAWVWILWHIYAERPDIVHGHSSKAGALVRFAAMVMPTTAYIYTPHAYYSMSARPDGWRMGYWLIERVLAPWATTINISRDERRFAVNALKLGRAKAVIAPNPVELNRFRPVNAERKWQVRAQWSIPASANVFGTLARFGEQKDLGTFYRAAIHCAKSDPLCHFIHLGTGKDADFYQQEVCKFGVATQFTFIDYLADPEPFYACLDAFVITSKFEAGWPIVMLEALALGLPLITTDFVGLGANDPRELSHITIVPVGDDHSLAKSISAVAADLRLAPPRINHREYVESHFAPNVCYGQVEQLYDNMTKPSVIV